From one Simplicispira suum genomic stretch:
- a CDS encoding phosphoribosyltransferase, producing MLTEDGKHLYVSYDEYHNLIEKLALRVHQSGWQFDTILCLARGGLRPGDILSRIFDKPLAIMSTSSYRAEAGTVQGHLDIARFITTPKGEIAGRVLLVDDLADTGHTLNAVISMLKTNYAPITELRSAVIWTKALSTFEADYSVEFLPTNPWIHQPFETYDSLSPDKLLEKWRV from the coding sequence ATGTTGACAGAAGACGGCAAGCATCTCTACGTCAGTTATGACGAGTACCACAACCTGATTGAAAAACTGGCGCTGCGCGTGCACCAGTCGGGCTGGCAGTTTGACACCATCCTGTGCCTGGCGCGCGGTGGCTTGCGCCCCGGCGATATTCTCAGCCGCATTTTCGACAAGCCCCTGGCCATCATGTCGACCAGTTCCTACCGCGCCGAGGCGGGAACGGTGCAGGGACACCTCGACATCGCGCGCTTCATCACCACGCCCAAGGGCGAGATCGCCGGCCGTGTGCTGCTGGTGGACGATCTGGCTGACACCGGCCACACCTTGAACGCCGTGATCAGCATGCTCAAGACCAATTACGCTCCCATCACCGAGCTGCGCAGCGCCGTGATCTGGACCAAGGCCTTGTCGACGTTCGAGGCCGATTACTCGGTGGAGTTTTTGCCCACCAACCCCTGGATTCACCAGCCGTTCGAGACCTACGACAGCCTCAGTCCGGACAAGCTGCTGGAGAAGTGGCGGGTCTGA
- a CDS encoding adenylosuccinate synthase translates to MNSTKGRNVVVVGTQWGDEGKGKLVDWLTESAQGVVRFQGGHNAGHTLVINGVKTALNLIPSGIMRPGIKCYIGNGVVLSTEQLFKEIDRLEAIGVEVRSRLRVSEACPLILPFHAALDAARETGRETAGSERIGTTGKGIGPAYEDKIARRALRVQDLKHPERFAEKLRVLLDLHNHILTTYLNAPAIDFDTVYASAMHDAEKLKPMMADVSRELNDAHQAGANLLFEGAQGTLLDIDHGTYPYVTSSNCVAGNAAAGSGVGPGMLHYILGITKAYCTRVGGGPFPTELDWEKPGTPGYHMSTVGAEKGVVTGRSRRCGWFDAALLKRSAQVNGLTGLCITKLDVLDGLEELLLCTGYELDGAHTDILPMGADDISRCKPVYERLEGWTQSTVGVTRYEDLPPAARLYLQRIEHVTGVPVAIISTSPDRDHTIMMQHPFLPS, encoded by the coding sequence ATGAACAGTACCAAAGGGCGGAACGTTGTCGTCGTGGGCACCCAGTGGGGCGACGAGGGCAAGGGCAAGCTGGTCGATTGGCTAACGGAAAGCGCCCAGGGCGTGGTGCGTTTTCAGGGTGGGCACAATGCAGGCCATACGCTGGTGATCAATGGCGTCAAGACGGCCCTGAACCTGATTCCAAGCGGCATCATGCGTCCGGGCATCAAGTGTTACATCGGCAACGGCGTGGTGCTGTCCACCGAGCAGTTGTTCAAGGAAATTGATCGCCTTGAGGCGATCGGCGTCGAAGTGCGTTCGCGCCTGCGCGTCAGTGAAGCCTGCCCCTTGATCCTGCCGTTCCACGCTGCGCTCGATGCCGCGCGCGAGACCGGCCGCGAAACGGCAGGCAGCGAGCGCATTGGCACCACGGGCAAGGGCATTGGTCCGGCCTATGAAGACAAGATTGCACGGCGTGCGCTGCGGGTGCAAGACCTCAAGCACCCAGAGCGCTTTGCCGAAAAGCTGCGGGTTTTGCTGGATCTGCACAACCACATTCTTACTACCTATCTGAATGCCCCGGCGATTGATTTCGACACGGTGTATGCCAGCGCCATGCACGACGCGGAGAAGCTCAAGCCGATGATGGCCGACGTTTCCCGCGAACTCAATGACGCGCACCAGGCCGGTGCCAACTTGCTGTTTGAGGGCGCGCAAGGTACCTTGCTTGACATCGATCACGGCACCTATCCCTATGTGACGTCCAGCAATTGCGTGGCTGGCAATGCCGCAGCCGGCTCGGGCGTGGGGCCGGGCATGCTGCACTACATCCTGGGCATCACCAAGGCCTATTGCACGCGCGTGGGCGGCGGTCCCTTTCCCACCGAACTGGACTGGGAAAAGCCTGGCACACCGGGCTACCACATGTCCACCGTGGGTGCGGAAAAAGGCGTGGTCACAGGGCGCAGCCGCCGCTGCGGCTGGTTTGACGCGGCTTTGCTCAAGCGCAGCGCCCAGGTCAACGGTCTCACTGGCCTGTGCATCACCAAGCTCGACGTGCTCGATGGCCTGGAAGAACTTCTCCTGTGCACTGGCTACGAGCTTGACGGGGCCCACACCGACATTCTTCCCATGGGCGCGGATGACATTTCCCGCTGCAAGCCGGTGTACGAGCGGCTGGAGGGCTGGACGCAGTCGACGGTGGGCGTGACACGCTATGAGGATTTGCCGCCTGCTGCACGCCTTTATTTGCAGCGCATCGAACATGTCACGGGCGTCCCGGTGGCGATCATCTCTACCAGCCCCGATCGCGATCACACGATCATGATGCAACACCCTTTTTTGCCAAGCTAA
- a CDS encoding MlaE family ABC transporter permease — protein sequence MQLRQPVHTLPERLARLIWGWALAWWRIVYLGAVVLVLGLSPSSYGRLGRGLMARRIYLETTPILIGFTVLAALLSLVITRIVVVTALSYGLSRYALEMVIRVLVLELIPLTAAMFVAMRCAIPSGSQLASLRLSGRLAALERVGADPVRMELLPRVVAAAFASVTLAALSCVVALAMSYLSVFGFNTAGLASFTRMFGHVFSPEVTLVFALKTLFFSLAIAVIPMTAGLYDLDKSERRSELGGLARMFAVLLLIEMISLVGNYY from the coding sequence ATGCAGCTACGCCAACCTGTTCACACCCTGCCCGAGCGCCTCGCGCGCCTGATCTGGGGCTGGGCGCTGGCCTGGTGGCGGATCGTCTACCTGGGCGCCGTGGTGTTGGTGCTGGGGCTTTCGCCGTCGAGCTACGGCCGGCTGGGGCGGGGCCTGATGGCGCGGCGCATTTACCTGGAAACCACTCCCATTCTGATCGGCTTCACGGTGCTCGCTGCGTTGCTCAGTTTGGTCATTACCCGCATCGTGGTGGTGACTGCGCTCAGTTACGGCCTCTCGCGCTACGCGCTGGAGATGGTGATTCGCGTGCTGGTGCTGGAGCTGATACCCCTGACCGCCGCCATGTTTGTTGCCATGCGTTGCGCCATCCCCAGCGGCTCGCAGCTTGCCAGCTTGCGTTTGAGCGGGCGGCTGGCCGCGCTGGAGCGCGTAGGCGCCGACCCGGTGCGCATGGAACTGCTGCCGCGTGTGGTGGCTGCCGCCTTCGCCAGCGTGACGCTGGCAGCCCTGTCGTGTGTGGTGGCATTGGCCATGTCCTATTTGAGTGTGTTTGGCTTCAACACCGCTGGACTTGCCAGCTTTACGCGCATGTTCGGCCACGTTTTTTCGCCCGAAGTGACGCTGGTGTTTGCTCTCAAGACGCTTTTTTTCAGCCTGGCCATCGCCGTCATCCCGATGACCGCTGGGCTCTACGATTTGGACAAGAGCGAGCGCCGCTCAGAATTGGGCGGGTTGGCCCGCATGTTTGCCGTTTTGCTGCTGATCGAGATGATCTCTCTCGTTGGTAATTACTACTGA
- a CDS encoding YitT family protein, which produces MPGTPSSPPGLPAAVPHSLVEDAIAIFTGVALISVGVALFTSAGLLTGGTAGLAFLLHYAAGWGFGKVFFVINLPFYWLALRKFGKAFTLKTFIAVALLSLLTELQPQFLHFADLQPLYAAIAGGLITGTGFLALFRHRCSLGGVGILALYLQDRHGWRAGKIQMGLDCAIVLLALWSVEPSRVAYSVVGAVALNLVLAMNHRPGRYMVV; this is translated from the coding sequence ATGCCCGGAACTCCTTCTTCCCCACCGGGCCTGCCCGCTGCGGTGCCCCACAGTCTGGTGGAAGATGCCATCGCGATCTTCACCGGGGTTGCGCTGATCTCCGTCGGCGTCGCACTGTTCACCAGCGCCGGGCTGCTCACGGGGGGCACGGCGGGGCTTGCGTTCCTGCTGCACTACGCCGCAGGCTGGGGCTTTGGCAAGGTGTTCTTTGTGATCAACCTGCCCTTTTATTGGCTCGCGCTGCGCAAATTTGGCAAGGCGTTCACGCTCAAAACCTTCATCGCCGTGGCGCTGCTGTCGCTGCTGACCGAGTTGCAGCCGCAGTTTCTGCACTTTGCCGATCTGCAGCCACTGTACGCGGCCATCGCGGGCGGCCTGATCACAGGCACCGGTTTTCTTGCACTGTTTCGGCACCGCTGCAGCCTGGGCGGTGTCGGCATTCTGGCGCTGTACCTGCAAGACCGGCACGGATGGCGCGCCGGCAAGATTCAAATGGGGCTCGATTGCGCCATCGTGCTGCTCGCGCTATGGAGCGTGGAACCGTCTCGTGTGGCGTATTCGGTGGTGGGTGCCGTTGCGCTCAACCTGGTGCTGGCCATGAATCACCGCCCGGGACGCTACATGGTGGTCTGA